From the genome of Streptomyces ficellus:
AGGCATAACGGGATGTCTATCAAACACCGGTGCGATTGGCACCGGCGGGTGGCGCATACATGCAATGTGCACCGGTCATGCGTGCACACGACGCCTGCATGCGGCCTGCTGTGAGGCGGGTCGTTGCCGGACGTTCAGAAATCGAAGCCGAGTTGGCCCCCGCTTTCCAGTTCGGCCGCCTCCGGGGAGATACGGACCTTCTTGAGGTGCCGCCACTGGGGCAGCGCGTCGAGGTACGACCAGCTCAGCCTGTGGTACGGGGTGGGACCCCATTCCCGGAGCGCGGCCTTGTGCACCGGCGACGGGTAGCCGGCGTTGTCACCGAAACCGAAGACGGCACACTCGGCGGACTCCCCCTCCAGCTCGGCCATCATCGCGTCCCGCCGCACCTTGGCCAGGACCGAGGCGGCGGCGACGGCGACGCAGGACTGGTCACCCTTGATCACCGTACGGACCTGCCAGGGCCGGCCCAGGTAGTCGTGCTTGCCGTCGAGTATCACCGCGTCGGGACGCACCGGCAGTGCGTCCAGGGCGCGGATGGCGGCCAGCCGCAGTGCCGCGGTCATTCCCAGCTCGTCGATCTCCTCCGGAGAGGCATGCCCGAGGGCGTGCGAGGCGACCCACTTCTCCAGCTCCACGGCCAGTTCGGCGCGGCGCTTGGGGCTGATGAGCTTGGAATCGGTCAGTCCGGCGGGCGGCCGGCGCAGTCCGGTGACAGCGGCACAGACCGTGACGGGACCGGCCCACGCTCCGCGTCCGACCTCGTCGACTCCGGCGATGATCTTTGCGCCGGTGGTCGCTCTGATCGAGCGCTCGACGGTGTGGGTGGGTGGTTCGTACGGCATGGCGCCAGACAGGTTACGCCGCCCGAGCCCGCCCGCGATACCCGGATTGCGATCGCCCCACCCAGAGCCACGGCCGCGACCACCCGAGCGGAATCACGGCCGGCCGCAGACGCTCGCGACCACCGGCGCAAGGGATTCGCTTACGCATACGCAAAACACAGCGCCCGTGATCGAAATGTTTCACCATTTGGCGTACTGGTGACCATCCGAGAGCGCACTCGGACGATCCGCCGCCGCCACAGCATCACAGGTGCGAATTGCCGAGACCGGGGAATGAGGACGTCCGGGCGGCCCGGCGGCCGCTATCCGGAGGCGGGGACGGCGGGCCCCGGGCGGTCCGCAACTGCGTAGGCCCGGGGAGCCGGTTGCCGCGTTCTCGCAGTCGCGACCGCGTCGTCCTAGTAGTCGTACCGATCGAACTCGTCAACGTCGTCGAATTCGTCACTGTCACGGAACCGGTCGCGCTGCGGCGTGCACGAGTAGCCCGTGACCGAGACACCGCGCCGCTCGAGGATGTCCTGGGCGCGAGTTTCGGACAGGCTGACCGCGTACCAGGGCGTCTCCCCGGCGTCCAGGTCCCGTGCGATGTTCCGCAGCGCACAGGAGCGCAGGGGCTCGGGCAGCCGGTCGAGGGCGGGCACGGCATCGGCGGACAGGCCGTCCAGATAGCCGACGTCGATCTTCTTCGTCCGCTCGTAGCGCTGTACGTTCCGCTCCGCGACGAGCGCGTCGGGCGACATCAGCCCGAACGTCAGGACACCGGCCGCCGCGCTCGCCGCGACGGCACGCGGAAGGGGCAGCCGGCGCGCGCCGAGCAGACCGGCCGCCATGATCAGCACGAGGACGAGCCCCAGCCACAGTTCCACGGCGGCCACGGAGACCCGCAGCCTGGTCAGCCCGTACGCGTCGACGTACAGGTCCATCCGGCGCAGGGCGGAGGCCACGACCACCAGAGTGAGCAGGCACAGGGTGCCCAGCACGGAACGGACCAGGGTGCGGTCGCGGGCGCCGTCGCGGGGCGCCCAGCGGAGGGCCAGGGCGATGACCGCGAGCGTGAGCAGGGTCGCCCAGAGGAGCTGCCAGAAGCCCTGGCGGGCGTAGGCGGCGTAGGTGAGACCGGTCTGGCTCAGCACCTTCTCGTACCCGCCGAACAACACGGCGAGCTGGACGGCGTTGAAGGCCGCGAAGAGCAGGTTGAGCACGATGAGCGGGAGCGCCCACTCCAGACGGGCGCGCGGCCGGCCGGGGCGGGCCTTCAGGCGGTCCCAGCGCAGCGGCGCGGCCGCCGTACGGGCGACGGCGAGCGCGCCCACCAGCCCGAGAGCGAACAGCAGGAAGCGCCAGGGCCCCTCGGTGACCGAGACGTCCGGCATAAGCGCACCGAGCAGGTCGGCGAAGGCGGCGTCCGCCCCGGCGAACAGCGCGCCGAACACGACCAGCAGGCCCACGGCCACGGCGGTCGTACGCAGCACCGGACCCACGCGGCCGTGGGCGTCACCGGCCCGCTCCCGCATGCCGCGCCACGCCCACGCCACGCCCGGCCCGATCGAGTCGACCAGGCCGAGGGGGCTGAGGAGGATGCCGCGCCAGCCGCGGCTCCCGTGCAGGGCCAGCGACGCGAGGCCCAGGGCCGAGACGACGGCGAGGAAGGTGGGCCAGCCGGCGTCCAGCAGGGCGGGTACCACCAGCAGGGCGAGGCCGCCCAGCCCCCAGACCGCGGTCCACGGCCGGATGCGGCGGCCAGCCGCCACGGCGGCGAAGTAGGCGGTGAGCGTGGCCGGTACGGCGACGAGCAGCAGGTTCAGTCCGAGACCGTCACCGAGCAGCAGAGCACTGAGTACGGCGGTGGCCAGGGCCGACCAGAGGGCGGCGGCGGGTATCGGGCCGGGCGGGCGCGAACGTATGCGCGTCAGCCAGGTCTCGACCGGCGGCGGCGGAACCCGGTACCCCGCCCGGGCGGCCGTTCCGGGCGCCCACGGGGAGGCTCCGGCACGGGCACGGCCGTCGGCGAGCACCTGCTGCGGAGCGGGCGGGCCGTCCGCCGGGGCCGGGGCCGCCCCTGGGACGGATGCCGGGGGCGACTTCGGGGCCGGGGCGGCCGGGGTCTGTGGTCCGGGCGCCGACGGCTGCGGATCGGCCGGCTGCGACGGCACAGGCTGCTGCGACGGCTGCGACGGCTGCGACGGCTGCGACGGCACAGGCTGCTGTGACGGCTCCCCCGCCGACGGCTGCGCATCGGCCGAAGCAGACGGCTGCGGATCGGCCGACGGCGGTGGCGTATCGGACGGCGTGTCTGGCACGGGACCCCCTCCCGACCGGGACCCGCGCGCCTTGGAGCGGCGGCGGCGTCGGGGCCCGGCGTCTGGTCAGCGCACGCTTGTCATGATCAGTGCGGCGATGTGGCCGACAGAGTAGTCCGGAACCAGCCCCGCGCCCGCCCGGCCCCCACCCTGTGGCAGGACCGTGACAGTCGAACGGGCCCTGTCAGCGACCGGCCCCCGGACCAGACCCTCCGCCGGGCAGCCCCCCGGACGGTCCCCCGGGCAGCTCCCCGGGCACCCAGGCCGGCAGCGCCTCCGTCCGGTCCAGCCAGGCGGCGGGCGGCGCCCCGGCGGCGGTGGCGGCCACGACGCCCCCGGCGATGGCGCACGTGGTGTCGACGTCCCCGCCGACCTGCGCGGTGGTCCAGAAGGCCCGCTCGTAGTCGCCCAGGGCGCGGGCGGCCGACCAGAGCGCGAACGGCACCGTGTCGTGCGCACTCGTGCGCCGGCCGCTGCCGAGCACCGCCGCGACCGTGGCCGCGTCCCCGTAGTCGAGCATGTCCCGGGCACGGCGGAGCCCGGCGCCGACCGCGCTGCGCGGCACGAGCGCCACGACGCCGTCGAGCAGTTCCTCCGGCTTGGGCGGCCCCGCCGGATCCGCCGCGAGGGCGGCGGCGGCCGCGACGGCCATGCAGCCCACGACGGCTTCGCGGTGCTGGTGGGTGGTGTACGAGGAGATCTCGGCCTGGTGCGTGGCCTGCTCCGGGTCGTCGGCGTACCAGGCGCCGAGCGGGGCGATCCGCATGGCGGCGCCGTTGCCCCAGGAGCCCTGCCCCTTGAACAGGCCGGCCGCCAGCTCCCGCCAGTCACCGCCCTCGCGGATCAGCCGCAGCATCCGGTTGACGGCGGGTCCGTAGCCGCGGTCGAAGTCGTGGTGCTCGGCGAACGAGCGGGCGAGCGCGTCCTGGTCGATACGGCCGTGCTCGGCGAGAACGGCCAGCACGGAGCAGGCCATCTCGGTGTCGTCGGTCCACTGCCAGCTCCCGGGCGGCAGCTCGCGCCGCTTCAGCAGTGGATAGTTGGCGGGTACGAAGAACTGGGAGCCCAGGGCGTCTCCCACGGCCAGGCCGCGCAGGCTGGCGAGCGCGCGTTCGAAGCGCCGGGCGGAAGAGGAATCAGCGGTCATCGCCCTGCCACTCTATCGGGGTGCCGTACGGCTCGGGGGTGCGCCAGCGCACGAAGGGCCGGTCCAGTGCGTACCGCCCGTCCTCCCCGAGCAGCAGTGTCCGCGTCTCACCGTTGCCGGGGTTGGCCAGCGACTCGAAGTCGGCGACCGTCCAGTGGAACCAGCGCATGCAGAACAGGCGCATGGTGAGGCCGTGCGTGACCAGCAGGACGTTCGGCGGGTGGTCGGGCGACTCGAAACTGCGGTGCAGGCTCTCCAGGAAGGCCCCGACGCGGTCGTACACGTCGGCACCGGACTCACCCTGCGCGAACCGGTAGAAGAAGTGGCCGTACGCGTCCCGGTAGATCTTCTGGAGCCGGACGTCCTCCCGGTCCTGCCAGTTCCCCCAGTCCTGCTCGCGCAGCCGCGGCTCCTCGCGGACCCGCACCAGGTCCGGGTCCAGCCGGAACATCCGGAGGGTCTCGTGGGTGCGGCGGTACGGGGAGACGTACACGCTCACCCGCTCGTCCCCGAACAACGCCCGCAGCCGCTCGCCCGTCTCCTCCGCCTGGCGCCGGCCCAGGTCGGTGAGCCGCAGGGCGTGGTCGGGTTCGCGTTCGTACACGGTGTCATCGGCGTTGCCCTCCGATTCGCCGTGCCGTACGAGAACGATGCGCCGCGGTCGTGCCATGTCACGACCCTAGGTCGGGCGTCCCGGCGGGGCTCAGCCGGGCGGGTGAGCCGACTCCATCCGGCGTACCCCCTCTCGGACCCGCCATCCGGCATACCCCGCTCGGACCCGCCACCCGGCACACCCGGCACACCCGGCTCGGACCTGCCACCCGGCGTATCCGGCACACCCGGCCCACACCGCCCTCGTCCCACGATCCACTCCGGGGCGCGTCACACCGTCCAGGCCGACTCCAGGTCCACGACGTCGCCCGTCAACGCCGCCACGTCCGCCTCGATCTGGGCGCGCAGCGCCAGCCGCTCCACCCGCTCCGCGCGGTACTTGCCGTGCTCGGCCGCCGAGCGCCACATCGACAGCACGAGGAACTCATGACCCGGGGCTTCCGCGAACAGTCCGCGCAGCATCCCCGGGGAGCCGGCCATGGCCGGGTTCCACACCTTCTCCTGCATCAGCGCGTAGTGCTCGACCCGCTCCTCGTGGATCCTGCTGTTCGCGACGCGGACGACGTCGGCGTCGGTGAAGCGGGGCTCGAACCCCAGCTTCACGTCGAAGCGGTGATCGAACAGCTTGACCCGCATGTCCTTGTACGTGCCCGACTGCGCCGCCGCCAGCCGGTCGTGCGAGCGCGCCATGAACGAGTCGTAGAAGGGCCGGCTCTCCCAGAAGGTGAACACATGGGCCACCCCGGGCCGAGTCCGGCTCCAACCGCCCCCCTGCCCACGGAATCCCGGCTCACCCAGCAGCCCCGCCCACTTCCGCTGTCCCCGCTCGAACCCACGACGGTCCACCACGGTGCAGCGAATCCACTTGACCAGCACCGCGCCATCGTACGGCGCCGGACCCCGCGCCGGTCCCGGTCTCGCACACACCGCACCCCCACCGGCAACGGGCACCGGCACACACGTCCGGCCACGGCCCGCACGCGCCCCCGCACAATGTGCGGATGACCGCGCTGCACATGAACCCGCTCTTCGCCCGCCTGGAGTCCGCCGAGCGCATCCTGGTGGCCGGTGCCGGCGGCGGCTTCGACATCTACGCCGGGCTTCCGCTGGCGCTGTCCCTCCGCCACCAGGGCAAGGAGGTCCACCTCGCCAACCTGGCCTTCAGCGCCGTCGAGGGACTGCCGCTCGACGACTGGCTCGCGCCCGACGTCGCGGTCGTCACGCCCCGGTCGGCGCCGCACCAGGCGTACTTCCCGGAGCGGACCCTCGCCGAGTGGCTCGCCCTGCACGGGTACCCCAGCACCGTCCACGCCTTCACCCGCGTCGGGGTGCGGCCGCTGCGCGCGGCGTACCGGGCCCTCGTCGAGCACTACGCCATCGACGCGGTCGTCCTCGTCGACGGCGGGACGGACATCCTCATGCGGGGCGACGAGTCCGGGCTCGGCACCCCGGAGGAGGACCTGGCCAGCGTCGCCGCGGTGGCCGGCCTGGAGGTGCCCGAACGCCTCATCGCCTCGATCGGCTTCGGCGTGGACGCGTACCACGGCGTCAGCCACGGCCTGGTCCTGGAGAACATCGCCGCCCTGGAGCGGGACGGCGCCTATCTGGGTGCCTTCTCCGTCCCGCGCACGACCCGGGAGGGTGCTCTCTACCTGGACGCGGTGGCCCACGCGCAGAGCCGTACGCCCGACTTCCCGAGCATCGTGAACGGCTCCATAGCGGCCGCCGTACAGGGCTCTTTCGGGGACGTACGGTTCACGTCCCGTACCCGTGGCAGTGAACTGTTCATCAACCCCCTGATGGCGATGTACTTCGCCTTCGAGCTGGACGGCGTGGCCCGGCGCTGCCTGTACCTGGACCGCATCGAGGACACGCATCTGATCCGCCAGGTGAGCAGCCGGATCGAGGCCTTCCGGGACGAGCTGCCCCGGCAGCGTCCCGCACGCCGGATCCCGCACTGAGCGCGCGTGACACCATGGGCAAACAGCCGTGTGCGACGGGCAGTTGGCCCATCCGGTACGAGAGAGGGGAAGCCGTTGAGCAGTGCCAACAAGGGGGTCGGCAAGGTCGAGGTGACGCTCAAGTGGGACCCGAGCGCCGCCGGGGCCCCGGACCGTGACCTCGACATCATCGCCGCCGTCTACCGGGTCGAGGAGCCGCATGGCGCGCCCGCCTACCTGGTGCACTTCGGCAGCCGCTCCCCGGACGGGACCATCACCCTCCAGCGGGAGAGCAGCACCGGGCAGGGCTTCGGTTTCGACGAGGCCATGACGCTGGAGCTGAACCGCCTGTCACCGGCCTACGGGCGCGTGCTGGTGGGCGTGGCCATACAGCAGGGCGGCGGCCGTACGACGTTCGGCGACATCGACAACGCCCTGGTCCTCGTGAAGGAGGGCTACCAGGAGCTGGACCGCTACGACTTCGCCGACCTCGGCGACGCCACCGCCGTGACGGTCGTGGAGTTCCTCCGCGACGGTACGGGGGGCTGGGGCTGGCGCCGCGCGGTCCGGGGCTTCGACGCCGACCCGCAGGCGTTCACCGCGCTCATGGGCGCCGAACCGGCCTGAGCTTTGGCCGCGACGTCCGCCGGAAGGCGACCTCGGCGTCCGCCGGGACGGGTAAGGGGCGCCGGCCCATGGCCAACGCCCCTTACCTCAAGCGGTCAACTCAGCTGCAGCCGCTGGTCGAGCCGCAGCCCTCGCAGATGTAGCAAGAACCGGCGCGCTGCATCTTCGTACCGCAGGAGAAGCACAGCGGGGCGTCGGCGCTGATGCCCAGCTGCATCTCGACGAGCTCCGCCGAGGTGTGCGCCTGCTGCGGGGCGGGCGCCTCCGCCTTCGCCGGGGCGGCGGAGGCGACGGCCTTCGGGGCCTCCTGCTGGCGCGGGGCGGACTGGGCGAGGCTCTCGACGTCCACCTCGACGTCGTCGACGGACTGCTCGTACGAGCCGGTCTCCAGGTGGCGCTGGCGCTCCTCGGCGGAGTGGATGCCGAGCGCGGAGCGGGTCTCGAAGGGCAGGAAGTCGAGCGCCAGGCGGCGGAAGATGTAGTCGACGATCGACTGCGCCATCCGCACGTCCGGGTCGTCCGTCATACCGGCCGGCTCGAAGCGCATGTTGGTGAACTTCGAGACGTACGTCTCCAGCGGCACGCCGTACTGCAGGCCGACCGAGACGGCGATGGAGAAGGCGTCCATCATGCCCGCGAGCGTGGAGCCCTGCTTCGACATCTTGAGGAAGACCTCGCCGAGACCGTCGTCCGGGTAGGAGTTGGCGGTCATGTAGCCCTCGGCGCCGCCCACCGTGAAGGAGGTGGTGATGCCGGGCCGGCCCTTGGGGAGGCGCTTGCGCACGGGACGGTACTCGACGACCTTTTCGACCGCCGCGCGGATGGTCTCCTCGGCCTTCTCGGTGACCTCGGCCTTCTCCTGCTCCTTCTTCTTCGCGGAGAGGGGCTGGCCGACCTTGCAGTTGTCGCGGTAGATCGCGAGCGCCTTGACGCCCATCTTCCACGCCTCGAAGTAGACCTCCTCGACGTCCTCGACGGTGGCCGTCTCGGGGAGGTTGACCGTCTTGGAGAGGGCGCCGGAGATCCAGGGCTGGATGGCGGCCATCATGCGGACGTGACCCATCGCGGAGATGGAACGCTCGCCCATGGCGCAGTCGAAGACCTCGTAGTGCTCGGTCTTCAGGCCGGGCGCGTCGATCACATTGCCATGCTCGGCGATGTGGGCGACGATCGCCTCGATCTGCTCCTCCTGGTAACCGAGGCGGCGCAGCGCCTGCGGCACGGTGCCGTTGACGATCTGCATCGAGCCGCCGCCGACCAGCTTCTTGAACTTGACCAGCGCGAGGTCGGGCTCCAGGCCGGTGGTGTCGCAGGACATCGCCAGGCCGATGGTGCCGGTCGGGGCGATGACGGACGCCTGGGCGTTGCGGAACCCGTTCTTCTCACCGAGGCGGACCACGTCCTGCCAGGCCTCCGTGGCGGCGGCCCAGATCGGGGTGTCCAGGTCGTCCATGCGGACGGCCTTGGCGTTGGCGTCGGCGTGCTGCTTCATGACGCGCTTGTGCGGCTCGGCGTTGCGGGCGTAGCCGTCGTAGGGGCCGACGACCGCGGCCAGCTCGGCGGAGCGCTTGTAGGACGTGCCGGTCATCAGCGACGTGATCGCGCCGGCGAGCGCGCGGCCGCCGTCGGAGTCGTACGCGTGGCCGGTGGCCATCAGCAGGGCGCCGAGGTTGGCGTAGCCGATG
Proteins encoded in this window:
- a CDS encoding DUF1152 domain-containing protein, whose product is MTALHMNPLFARLESAERILVAGAGGGFDIYAGLPLALSLRHQGKEVHLANLAFSAVEGLPLDDWLAPDVAVVTPRSAPHQAYFPERTLAEWLALHGYPSTVHAFTRVGVRPLRAAYRALVEHYAIDAVVLVDGGTDILMRGDESGLGTPEEDLASVAAVAGLEVPERLIASIGFGVDAYHGVSHGLVLENIAALERDGAYLGAFSVPRTTREGALYLDAVAHAQSRTPDFPSIVNGSIAAAVQGSFGDVRFTSRTRGSELFINPLMAMYFAFELDGVARRCLYLDRIEDTHLIRQVSSRIEAFRDELPRQRPARRIPH
- a CDS encoding vitamin B12-dependent ribonucleotide reductase, whose translation is MTETASGPARGSRTKGSKVSKGLRIERIHTTPGVHPYDEVVWERRDVVMTNWRDGSVNFEQRGVEFPDFWSVNAVNIVTSKYFRGAVGTPQRETGLKQLIDRIVKTYRKAGEDYNYFASPADAEIFEHELAYALLHQIFSFNSPVWFNVGTPQPQQVSACFILSVDDSMESILDWYKEEGMIFKGGSGAGLNLSRIRSSKELLSSGGNASGPVSFMRGADASAGTIKSGGATRRAAKMVILDVDHPDIEDFIETKVKEEEKIRALRDAGFDMDLGGDDITSVQYQNANNSVRVNDEFMKAVESGGKFGLRARMTGEVIEQVEAKALFRKMAEAAWACADPGIQYDDTINHWHTCPESGRINGSNPCSEYMHLDNTSCNLASLNLMKFLKDDGLGNQSFDSVRFAKVVELVITAMDISICFADFPTQKIGENTRAFRQLGIGYANLGALLMATGHAYDSDGGRALAGAITSLMTGTSYKRSAELAAVVGPYDGYARNAEPHKRVMKQHADANAKAVRMDDLDTPIWAAATEAWQDVVRLGEKNGFRNAQASVIAPTGTIGLAMSCDTTGLEPDLALVKFKKLVGGGSMQIVNGTVPQALRRLGYQEEQIEAIVAHIAEHGNVIDAPGLKTEHYEVFDCAMGERSISAMGHVRMMAAIQPWISGALSKTVNLPETATVEDVEEVYFEAWKMGVKALAIYRDNCKVGQPLSAKKKEQEKAEVTEKAEETIRAAVEKVVEYRPVRKRLPKGRPGITTSFTVGGAEGYMTANSYPDDGLGEVFLKMSKQGSTLAGMMDAFSIAVSVGLQYGVPLETYVSKFTNMRFEPAGMTDDPDVRMAQSIVDYIFRRLALDFLPFETRSALGIHSAEERQRHLETGSYEQSVDDVEVDVESLAQSAPRQQEAPKAVASAAPAKAEAPAPQQAHTSAELVEMQLGISADAPLCFSCGTKMQRAGSCYICEGCGSTSGCS
- a CDS encoding YdbC family protein: MLVKWIRCTVVDRRGFERGQRKWAGLLGEPGFRGQGGGWSRTRPGVAHVFTFWESRPFYDSFMARSHDRLAAAQSGTYKDMRVKLFDHRFDVKLGFEPRFTDADVVRVANSRIHEERVEHYALMQEKVWNPAMAGSPGMLRGLFAEAPGHEFLVLSMWRSAAEHGKYRAERVERLALRAQIEADVAALTGDVVDLESAWTV
- a CDS encoding ribonuclease HII; the protein is MPYEPPTHTVERSIRATTGAKIIAGVDEVGRGAWAGPVTVCAAVTGLRRPPAGLTDSKLISPKRRAELAVELEKWVASHALGHASPEEIDELGMTAALRLAAIRALDALPVRPDAVILDGKHDYLGRPWQVRTVIKGDQSCVAVAAASVLAKVRRDAMMAELEGESAECAVFGFGDNAGYPSPVHKAALREWGPTPYHRLSWSYLDALPQWRHLKKVRISPEAAELESGGQLGFDF
- a CDS encoding DUF4153 domain-containing protein; the encoded protein is MPDTPSDTPPPSADPQPSASADAQPSAGEPSQQPVPSQPSQPSQPSQQPVPSQPADPQPSAPGPQTPAAPAPKSPPASVPGAAPAPADGPPAPQQVLADGRARAGASPWAPGTAARAGYRVPPPPVETWLTRIRSRPPGPIPAAALWSALATAVLSALLLGDGLGLNLLLVAVPATLTAYFAAVAAGRRIRPWTAVWGLGGLALLVVPALLDAGWPTFLAVVSALGLASLALHGSRGWRGILLSPLGLVDSIGPGVAWAWRGMRERAGDAHGRVGPVLRTTAVAVGLLVVFGALFAGADAAFADLLGALMPDVSVTEGPWRFLLFALGLVGALAVARTAAAPLRWDRLKARPGRPRARLEWALPLIVLNLLFAAFNAVQLAVLFGGYEKVLSQTGLTYAAYARQGFWQLLWATLLTLAVIALALRWAPRDGARDRTLVRSVLGTLCLLTLVVVASALRRMDLYVDAYGLTRLRVSVAAVELWLGLVLVLIMAAGLLGARRLPLPRAVAASAAAGVLTFGLMSPDALVAERNVQRYERTKKIDVGYLDGLSADAVPALDRLPEPLRSCALRNIARDLDAGETPWYAVSLSETRAQDILERRGVSVTGYSCTPQRDRFRDSDEFDDVDEFDRYDY
- a CDS encoding histidine phosphatase family protein, whose amino-acid sequence is MARPRRIVLVRHGESEGNADDTVYEREPDHALRLTDLGRRQAEETGERLRALFGDERVSVYVSPYRRTHETLRMFRLDPDLVRVREEPRLREQDWGNWQDREDVRLQKIYRDAYGHFFYRFAQGESGADVYDRVGAFLESLHRSFESPDHPPNVLLVTHGLTMRLFCMRWFHWTVADFESLANPGNGETRTLLLGEDGRYALDRPFVRWRTPEPYGTPIEWQGDDR
- a CDS encoding TerD family protein; amino-acid sequence: MSSANKGVGKVEVTLKWDPSAAGAPDRDLDIIAAVYRVEEPHGAPAYLVHFGSRSPDGTITLQRESSTGQGFGFDEAMTLELNRLSPAYGRVLVGVAIQQGGGRTTFGDIDNALVLVKEGYQELDRYDFADLGDATAVTVVEFLRDGTGGWGWRRAVRGFDADPQAFTALMGAEPA
- a CDS encoding ADP-ribosylglycohydrolase family protein, producing the protein MTADSSSARRFERALASLRGLAVGDALGSQFFVPANYPLLKRRELPPGSWQWTDDTEMACSVLAVLAEHGRIDQDALARSFAEHHDFDRGYGPAVNRMLRLIREGGDWRELAAGLFKGQGSWGNGAAMRIAPLGAWYADDPEQATHQAEISSYTTHQHREAVVGCMAVAAAAALAADPAGPPKPEELLDGVVALVPRSAVGAGLRRARDMLDYGDAATVAAVLGSGRRTSAHDTVPFALWSAARALGDYERAFWTTAQVGGDVDTTCAIAGGVVAATAAGAPPAAWLDRTEALPAWVPGELPGGPSGGLPGGGSGPGAGR